From the genome of uncultured Bacteroides sp.:
TCGTTTTTATCCTTCGCCATTTTTCTTTTCGGCAAGGGTATTTGGTGAAATTGATCTGGTATCAATCGAGCTCAAAAAGGTTTACCGTCAAACAGATAAGGTTTTCGTAAGCGTGCTTGATCATATCCGTAATAATACGGCCGGCGCTGCCGACTTGCAATTGCTCAATACCAGATACAATACTCGTATAGAGGAATCGGAAGAAGATATGTACATCACTTTGGCCACGCGACGGGATAATGTAGACTTCATCAATGAAAAGAAACTAGGCGAGTTGCCGGGTGATTCTGTGATATTCAGAGGCGAGATAACGGGAGATTTTCCGGAAAGTAGTCTGCCTACCCAGAAAGACCTGGAGCTGAAAGTGGGTGCTCAGATTATATTTATTAAGAATGATTACGAGCGTCGCTGGGTAAACGGCACCATCGGAGTAATTTCTGCCATCGATGAAGAGGGCACTATTTACGTGCTTACGGATGATGGAAAGGAATGCGACGTAAATAAAGACTGCTGGCGAAACATTCGCTATGTATATAATGAGAAAGAAAAAAAGATAGAAGAAGAAGAACTAGGTGTATTCACACAATATCCCATCCGGTTGGCATGGGCAATTACTATTCACAAAAGTCAGGGTCTTACTTTTAGCAGAGTAGTTGTAGACTTTAGCGGAGGAGTATTTGCAGGCGGACAGGCTTATGTGGCACTTAGCCGGTGTACTTCATTGGAAGGTATTCAGCTGAAGAAGCAAATTTCCCGCGGAGATATATTCGTGAGACAGGAAATTGTGGACTTTGCCACACGTTTCAATAACCAGCTGGCAATTGAAAAAGCATTAAAGCAAGCTCAGGCCGATATTCAATATGCCGAGGCTGTTAAGCAATTTGACAACGGAAACTTTGAAGAATTCCTGGAGCAGTTCTTTTTAGCCATTCATTCCAGATATGACATAGAAAGACCTGTCGTAAAAAGATTTATACGGAAAAAGCTGGGAATCATAAACAAACTAAAGGAGGAAAACGTTGCTATTAAGAGGAAAATGGAGGAGCAACGGGCTAATCTGAAAAAGTATGCCAAGGAATATTACGTCATGGGTAATCAGTGTATTACTCATGCGCATGATCTTCGGGCAGCACTGGCCAATTATGATAAAGCGCTGGAGTTGGACCCTAAAATGGTTGATGCCTGGGTAAGAAAGGGATTAACTCTTTTCGAGGATAATAGAATACCCGAAGCACTGGGATGCCTGAACGAAGCTGTTAAACTAAGCCCAAGAGCATTCAAGCCTCGATACAACAGAGGAAAAATTCATCTACAGCTGAATCATATAGAAGAAGGTATTGCCGATTTAGAAAAGGCTTGTTCTATAAAACCTGAGCATGATAAATCGCACGAATTACTGGGCGATGCTTATTCCCGGGTGGGAGATGAAGAAAAAGCAGCAATTCATTGGCGTATAGCAGAAGAATTAAGGAAAGAAAAAGATAATTCAAGTAACTAAGACATAGATATTATGAATCAAAGAACAAAGAAAAGTTTAAAAATTACAGGTCTTGTAATTGTATGTATTCTGGCACTTATGGCAATATTGCCGTATGCTTTTCGCGGAAAAATTGAGAAGATAGTTATTACAGAAGGTAATAAAATGCTAAATGCCAGATTTGGCTTCGAAGATTTGAACATTAGCTTGTTCAAGAACTTCCCTAAAGCTTCTATTTCTCTGAATAACTTCTACCTGAAAGGGGTCGATGAATTTGCTAAAGATACTTTGGTAAAAGCCGGAGATGCCACAGTAGCAATAGATCTTTTCTCCCTATTTGGAAGCAGTGGCTATGATGTTTCTAAAATTGAGATATCAGATGCTTATATCCATGCCATTGTTCTGAAGAACGGAAAGGTGAACTGGGATATAATGAAAACCGACACCACCAAAGCTACTCCTGCAACAGAAGAAACTACACCATTTAAACTGAAGCTTAAAAAGCTTACAGCAGATAACGTAAACATCATCTATGATGATCGTCAGGCAGATATGTATGCTTCAATTGTGGGATTAAACACAGAATGTTCCGGCGACTTGACCGCCGATCGCTCTACTCTGAAAATTGCAGCTAAAAGTAAAGGATTTACATTCAAGATGGGTGCAATTCCTTATATCAGCAATGCGGTTGTCTCTGCAGATATGGATTTGGATGCCGACCTTGCTCATAGTAAATATACACTGAAAGAAAACAAATTCCAGTTGAATGCTATCAAGGCTGATGTTGACGGATGGGTGGCTATGCTCAATAATGGCGGTACGGATATGGACCTAAAAGTTAACACTAACGAAGTAGGCTTTAAAGATGTGCTTTCTTTGATACCGGCTATCTATGCAAAAAATTTTGAAGATGTAAAAGCTACCGGCAATGTTTCTCTTAAATTCGATGCTAAGGGTATTATGCTGGGCGACACCTTACCTGCTTTCAATGCAAGTATGGTGGTAAAGAATGGAACATTCAAATATCCGTCACTTCCTATGGGGGTAGATCAGATAAATATCAATGCTAGTGTGAAAAATCCGGGCGGTAGTGCAGATTTAACTGAGGTAAACATCAATCCGTTCAGCTTCCGCATGGCTGGCAATCAGTTTAGCTTAACATCAATAATAAAGACTCCTGTAAGTGATCCTGATGTAAAAGGTAGTGCAAAAGGTACTCTGAACCTGGGAATGATTAAACAGGTATATCCTTTGGATGAAGGTATGGCTCTGAATGGTATTATCAGTGCCGATGTAAATATGGCGGGCCGTATGTCTTACATTGAAAAAGAACAGTATGACAAGTTCCAGGCTTCAGGTTCTTTAAAGCTTAGCAATATGAAACTAAAGATGAAAGATATGCCAGATGTAGATATTCAAAGATCTACGTTTACTTTCTCTCCAAAATACCTGAATCTGAGCGAAACAACCGTAAAAATTGGCAAGAATGACATTACAGCCGATTGTCGACTGGAGAATTACATGGGATATGTTCTGAAAAACAAAACGCTGAAAGGTACAATGAACATAAAGTCTAACTACTTCAACCTGAACGACTTTATGGGAACAACTTCAACAACTGCAGCTGCAGCTTCGGGAACAACTCAGGGCGCAACTGCTGCTACCACAACAGCAAGTGCTGCAACATCGGCTATTGAGGT
Proteins encoded in this window:
- a CDS encoding tetratricopeptide repeat protein, whose protein sequence is MKFTIDTDNKEFQDALNLIQYTRQSVFLTGKAGTGKSTFLKYICENTRKKHVVLAPTGIAAINAGGSTLHSFFKLPFYPLLPDDPNFSLQGGRIHEFLKYRSAHRKLIKEVELIIIDEISMVRADIIDFVDRVLRIYSNNMREPFGGKQILLVGDVYQLEPVIKSDEREILNRFYPSPFFFSARVFGEIDLVSIELKKVYRQTDKVFVSVLDHIRNNTAGAADLQLLNTRYNTRIEESEEDMYITLATRRDNVDFINEKKLGELPGDSVIFRGEITGDFPESSLPTQKDLELKVGAQIIFIKNDYERRWVNGTIGVISAIDEEGTIYVLTDDGKECDVNKDCWRNIRYVYNEKEKKIEEEELGVFTQYPIRLAWAITIHKSQGLTFSRVVVDFSGGVFAGGQAYVALSRCTSLEGIQLKKQISRGDIFVRQEIVDFATRFNNQLAIEKALKQAQADIQYAEAVKQFDNGNFEEFLEQFFLAIHSRYDIERPVVKRFIRKKLGIINKLKEENVAIKRKMEEQRANLKKYAKEYYVMGNQCITHAHDLRAALANYDKALELDPKMVDAWVRKGLTLFEDNRIPEALGCLNEAVKLSPRAFKPRYNRGKIHLQLNHIEEGIADLEKACSIKPEHDKSHELLGDAYSRVGDEEKAAIHWRIAEELRKEKDNSSN